One stretch of Rhinolophus ferrumequinum isolate MPI-CBG mRhiFer1 chromosome 5, mRhiFer1_v1.p, whole genome shotgun sequence DNA includes these proteins:
- the FGFRL1 gene encoding fibroblast growth factor receptor-like 1, whose product MTPSPALLLLLPPLLLGALPSAASARGPPRMADKVAPRQVARLGRTVRLQCPVEGDPPPLTMWTKDGRTIHGGWSRFRVLPHGLRVKDVEREDAGAYVCKATNGFGSLSVNYTLIVMEDASPARESLGHEGSSGGQEDPASKQWARPRFTQPSKMRRRVIARPVGSSVRLKCVASGHPRPDIMWMKDDQALTRPEASEHRKKKWTLSLKNLRPEDSGKYTCRVSNRAGAINATYKVDVIQRTRSKPVLTGTHPVNTTVDFGGSTSFQCKVRSDVKPVIQWLKRVEYGAEGRYNSTIDVGGQKFVVLPTGDVWSRPDGSYLNKLLITRARQDDAGMYICLGANTMGYSFRSAFLTVLPDPKPPGPPVAPSSSSTSLPWPVVIGIPAGAVFILGTVLLWLCQAKKKPCAPAPAPAVPAHRPPARDRAGDKELPVPPGLGTPTGLGLCEELGVPAAPQHLLGPGSAAGPKLYPKLYTDVHTHTHTHVEGKVHQHQHIHYQC is encoded by the exons ATGACGCCGAGCCCAGCGTTGCTACTGCTGTTGCCGCCGCTGCTGCTGGGGGCCCTCCCGTCGGCAGCCAGCGCCCGAG GCCCCCCGAGGATGGCAGACAAGGTGGCCCCGCGGCAGGTGGCTCGGCTGGGCCGCACCGTGCGGCTGCAGTGCCCCGTGGAGGGGGACCCACCGCCGCTGACCATGTGGACCAAGGACGGCCGCACAATCCATGGCGGCTGGAGCCGCTTCCGCGTGTTGCCCCATGGGCTGCGGGTGAAGGATGTGGAGCGGGAGGACGCGGGTGCCTACGTGTGCAAGGCCACCAACGGCTTCGGCAGTCTCAGTGTCAACTACACCCTCATCGTGATGG AGGACGCCAGCCCAGCCAGGGAGAGCCTGGGGCATGAGGGCTCCTCCGGGGGCCAGGAGGACCCAGCGAGCAAGCAGTGGG CGCGGCCCCGCTTCACGCAGCCCTCCAAAATGAGGCGCCGGGTGATCGCACGGCCTGTGGGCAGCTCTGTGCGTCTCAAGTGTGTGGCCAGTGGGCACCCGCGGCCCGACATCATGTGGATGAAGGATGACCAGGCCTTGACGCGCCCAGAGGCCAGCGAGCACAGGAAGAAGAAGTGGACGCTGAGCCTGAAGAACCTGCGCCCAGAGGACAGCGGCAAGTACACGTGCCGCGTGTCCAACCGTGCCGGCGCCATCAACGCCACCTACAAGGTGGACGTGATCC AGCGGACGCGCTCCAAGCCTGTGCTCACGGGCACACACCCCGTGAACACCACAGTGGATTTCGGGGGCTCGACATCCTTCCAGTGCAAAGTGCGCAGTGATGTGAAGCCGGTGATCCAGTGGCTGAAGCGCGTGGAGTATGGCGCCGAGGGCCGCTACAACTCCACCATCGACGTGGGCGGTCAGAAGTTCGTGGTGCTGCCCACGGGCGACGTATGGTCTCGGCCCGACGGCTCCTACCTCAACAAGCTGCTCATCACCCGTGCCCGCCAGGACGACGCGGGCATGTACATCTGCCTGGGTGCCAACACCATGGGCTACAGTTTCCGCAGTGCCTTCCTCACCGTGCTGCCAG ATCCAAAGCCGCCAGGGCCGCCCGTGGCCCCCTCATCGTCCAGCACAAGCCTGCCGTGGCCCGTGGTCATCGGCATCCCAGCGGGCGCCGTCTTCATTCTGGGCACTGTGCTGCTCTGGCTCTGTCAGGCCAAGAAGAAGCCATGTGCCCCCGCGCCTGCCCCCGCTGTGCCTGCACACCGCCCGCCCGCACGAGACCGCGCTGGGGACAAGGAGCTGCCCGTGCCCCCCGGCCTCGGGACCCCCACTGGCCTGGGGCTGTGTGAGGAGCTTGGGGTGCCAGCGGCCCCCCAGCACCTGCTGGGCCCCGGCTCTGCTGCTGGCCCCAAGCTGTACCCCAAACTCTACACAgacgtgcacacgcacacacacacgcacgtggaGGGCAAGGTCCACCAGCACCAGCACATCCACTACCAGTGCTAG